DNA sequence from the bacterium genome:
CCGCAACTCGGACAACAACCTCGCCTACCCGGGCGACGTCGTCGGTCAACCGATCCACTACGCTGGCCAGGTGATCGCCGGCTTCCACTGGGACGCGATGGTGGCCCTGCAGGACGCCTACGGCGTGGCCGAGGGCACCGAGCGCGCGGCCAGCACCTGGCACTACGGGCGTGTCCTCATGCATCCGACGACGCAGCCCGACCAGGTCTTCGCCACCTTCCTCGCCGATGACGACGACGGCGATCTCACGAACGGCACGCCCGATTACTACGCCTACTGCGGCGGCGCCCTCAATCACGGCTTCGAGTGCCCACCGCTCGAAACCGGCGTCCTGATCGGCCACGCGCCCGTGCAGGACAGCGAGGAGACGCCGCTGCCGATCGGCGTCGTGGCCACGGCCAGCTCGACGAACGGCGCCATTGCGGCCGGCGGCGTCAAACTCCACTGGCGCCACCCGGGCGAGGCCTGGCAAACCCTGACGATGGCGCCCACGGGCATCGGCGGCAGCGCCTACGGCGCCGAGATCCCGCCGCAGCCGGTGGGCACCCCGCAGTACTACCTCACCGCCGAGGATGTCACCGGCGCCATGGCCACGCTGCCGCTGGCCGGCCCGGCCGCGCCCTACGACTTCATCATCGCCTGGCGGCTCGACAGCGGCGAGAGCGAGACCGGCTGGGCCACCGAGATCGCGGGTGGCAGCAACCCTGCCGGTGCCTGGGTCTGCGTCGATCCGGTCGGGACGATCGCCCAGCCCGAGAACGACCACTCCGCGCAGGGCGCGCGCTGCTGGGTCACGGGCCAGCACACGCCCGGCGATCCCGCTGGCGCCGGCGACGTCGATGCCGGCTGGGTCACGCTGCGCAGCCCGGTCTACGACCTCAACGGTGCAACGACGGTGACCCTGCGCTACTGGAAGTGGTTCTCGGACAACATGGCCGGAGCCGACGCCAGTGACTTCTGGCAGGCCCAAGCCTCCAACAACGGCGGCTCGAGCTGGTACAACCTCGAGCAGAACACCAACGCCACGAACGCCTGGGTGCCGATCACCGTCAACTTGCTGAACCTCTTCCCCGTGCCCGCGCAGATGGCCTTCCGCTTCCAGGTCTTCGACCTCGGCGCGGACAACCTCGTCGAGGGCGGCCTGGACGATCTCACGCTCCTCGCGATCTGGGAGACCACCGGCGTCGGCGACGGCCTCGAGGTCACGCTGCCGCCGCTCCTCGATCAGAACGTACCCAACCCCTTCAACCCGGTGACCGAGATCCGCTTCAATCTGGCGATGCCCGGGCGCGCGCGCCTGGAGGTGCTCGACGCTCAGGGCCGCCGCCTGCGCACGCTGGCGGCCGGCGAGTTCGGCGCCGGGCAGCAGGTCTTCCAGTGGGACGGCCGCGACGAGGCGGGCCGTCCCGTGGCCAGCGGCATGTACTTCTATCGTCTGGAGACCGCCGCCGGCACGCAGGCGCGTCGCATGCTTCTGATCAAGTGATGCAGCCGCCGGGCTGCACCGGCAGGCCTCCCGCCTCGCGCCGCTACGAAGGCGCTCGGCAGAAGGCCTGCCGGTGTCCCGGCGGCGGCAGCGCTTCTCCTGGGAGGCTGCGCAGGTCTCCCGCCGCGGGATTACTGCCCGTGGCAAGGTCCCGCCGGCGCGCCGGCGGCAGTCCATCACGAGAGGTGTTCGATGCTGCAACTCGCGAAGTTCACGACTCGGCTGATCGCCCTCGCCCTCGCGCTCGCCGGGCTGACCGGCGCGGCGGCGGCCTTCACCCCCGCCAGCCAGAACGATCTCTACGAGATCCGGCTGCCGGCCTACGACACCTTGGGCGGGCAGAGCTTCGGCCGGGATGTCGGCATGCTGCAGGCGGCGCAAACCCTGGAAGCGCGCTATGGCGGCCGCTGGAGCGTCTACGCCTGGAACAATCTGAGCGGGACGCCGCGGCACGCCTACGGTCCCGCCGTGCCGCTCGCCGCGAGCGTGGGCGATGCGGCGGCGCTCGAGAGCCTCGCGCGCACGGTGATCGCCGCCAATGCCGACGTGCTGGGGGCGGACAACGCGGAGCTGCGCCTGGTGGCTGCGCCGCATGCGCTGGGCAAGTGGGTCGCGCACTTCCAGCAGACGGTCGGCGGCATCGACGTCGCGGGCGCGCGGCTGCGCGTGGCGATCTCGGAGAGCGGCAAGCTGCTCCTGCTGGGCTCGGATTGCTTCGCCGAGATCCCGCTCGCCATGGCGCCGAGCCTCGGCGCCGCCGCGGCCGAGGCGATCGCCATCGGCGCGCTGCCCTTCGACGCGGCCACTGACGCCGTCACCGAGAAGCCGCGCCTGCTGGTGCTGCCCGTGGCGCTCAGCGAAACCGCCGTCGAGCACCACCTCGTCTGGCGCCTCACCGTGCGCACCGCCGAGCCCCTCGGCAAGTGGGTGACGGACGTCGACG
Encoded proteins:
- a CDS encoding T9SS type A sorting domain-containing protein; the protein is MPAAASRALALRLALCLLALPALALAIQPVDQLALEIPLGLEDAMLASDYASEIAARAAEQQLQASLGLPWRVTAWNRVTGSAHLAVGPSFAAGAAPADAAALEQLARSVMAAQPALFPVAPGELVLSAAPQARGKWVAHFQQTWQGLEVWQARARLGFADDGRLMFMSADLFAEIALDPEPALDAAAAEAIAAAALPAASALEGAPALLVLPVPRASGGADLHLAWRLRLRTADPLGVWVTHVDAHDGALLWRYNDIHFAYGGTTESSTQPITWCDGEVLAPMPYLSIDVSGLGSTTSNAAGAWSIAGTGLPRTVSCDLQGPYVHVVDNFAGVEAFFSGSASADVPLTVSFTDGNSQADERDVFDSVNDIHDFFQTFAPEFGYANSSINAYVSRSDGYCPGNAWWDGSINFCAGSGNFANTGEIQGVVHHEFGHGVQAAILGWQGNQGLGEGNSDVLANLITQESIIGRGFYTSNCAGGIRNSDNNLAYPGDVVGQPIHYAGQVIAGFHWDAMVALQDAYGVAEGTERAASTWHYGRVLMHPTTQPDQVFATFLADDDDGDLTNGTPDYYAYCGGALNHGFECPPLETGVLIGHAPVQDSEETPLPIGVVATASSTNGAIAAGGVKLHWRHPGEAWQTLTMAPTGIGGSAYGAEIPPQPVGTPQYYLTAEDVTGAMATLPLAGPAAPYDFIIAWRLDSGESETGWATEIAGGSNPAGAWVCVDPVGTIAQPENDHSAQGARCWVTGQHTPGDPAGAGDVDAGWVTLRSPVYDLNGATTVTLRYWKWFSDNMAGADASDFWQAQASNNGGSSWYNLEQNTNATNAWVPITVNLLNLFPVPAQMAFRFQVFDLGADNLVEGGLDDLTLLAIWETTGVGDGLEVTLPPLLDQNVPNPFNPVTEIRFNLAMPGRARLEVLDAQGRRLRTLAAGEFGAGQQVFQWDGRDEAGRPVASGMYFYRLETAAGTQARRMLLIK